One Gossypium hirsutum isolate 1008001.06 chromosome A11, Gossypium_hirsutum_v2.1, whole genome shotgun sequence genomic window carries:
- the LOC121209725 gene encoding CAAX prenyl protease 1 homolog — translation MEFPYMEAVVGFMILMYLFETYLDLRQHAALKLPTLPKTLEGVISQEKFEKSRAYSLDKSHFHFVHEFVTILIDSAILFFGILPWFWKKSGTFLPLIGLNEENEILHTLSFLAGVMIWSQITDLPFSLYSTFVIEARHGFNKQTIWLFFRDLIKGICLAIVLGPPIVSAIIVIVQNGGPYLAIYLWAFMFVLSLVMMTIYPVLIAPLFNKFTPLPEGELRLKIEKLASSLKFPLKKLFVVDGSTRSSHSNAYMYGFFKNKRIVLYDTLIQQCKNDEEIVAVIAHELGHWKLNHTMYSFIAVQILTFLQFGGYTLVRNSSDLFRSFGFDTQPVLIGLIIFQHTVIPLQHLVSFGLNLVSRSFEFQADAFAKKLGYGSALRAGLVKLQEENLSAMNTDPWYSAYHYSHPPLVERLAAIDAADKKEE, via the exons ATGGAGTTTCCGTACATGGAAGCTGTTGTTG gttttatgatattaatgtacTTATTTGAAACTTATCTGGACTTACGGCAACATGCTGCTCTCAAATTGCCAACTCTTCCAAAAACATTGGAAGGAGTAATCAGCCAAGAGAAATTTGAAAAGTCTCGAGCCTATAGTCTCGATAAGAG CCACTTCCATTTTGTTCATGAGTTTGTGACAATCCTGATAGATTCTGCAATTTTGTTCTTTGGCATATTGCCTTGGTTTTGGAAG AAGTCAGGAACTTTCTTGCCTTTAATAGGTCTAAATGAAGAGAATGAAATATTGCACACCCTTTCATTTTTGGCTGGTGTTATGATATGGTCACAA ATCACTGACCTACCCTTTTCTCTTTATTCAACTTTTGTAATCGAGGCCCGCCATGGTTTCAATAAA CAAACAATATGGTTATTCTTTAGGGACCTTATCAAAGGAATATGTCTTGCTATTGTACTTGGTCCACCGATTGTTTCTGCTATTATTGTCATAGTACAG AATGGAGGTCCATATCTGGCTATCTATCTTTGGGCATTTATGTTTGTACTTTCTCTTGTAATGATGACAATTTACCCTGTTCTGATAGCTCCACTTTTTAATAAGTTCACCCCT CTTCCTGAAGGAGAGCTCAGACTTAAGATTGAGAAACTTGCTTCCTCCCTCAAATTTCCTTTGAAAAAACTATTTGTTGTTGATGGATCCACAAGATCAAGTCATAGCAAT GCCTATATGTATGGTTTCTTTAAGAACAAGCGTATTGTCCTTTATGACACATTGATTCAGCAG TGCAAAAATGATGAGGAAATTGTTGCTGTTATTGCTCATGAACTGGGGCATTGGAAGCTAAACCATACTATGTACTCATTTATTGCTGTGCAG ATTCTTACTTTTTTGCAATTTGGAGGTTATACACTGGTCAGGAACTCAAGTGATCTTTTCCGGAGCTTTGGGTTTGACACACAGCCGGTACTAATTGGTCTTATTATATTTCAG CATACTGTAATACCACTCCAACACCTTGTAAGCTTTGGTCTCAATCTTGTAAGCAGATCATTTGAATTTCAG GCTGATGCCTTTGCTAAGAAGCTTGGGTATGGATCTGCTTTACGTGCTGGTCTAGTGAAGCTACAG GAAGAAAATCTGTCTGCTATGAATACAGATCCGTGGTACTCAGCTTATCACTATTCTCATCCTCCTCTTGTTGAAAGATTGGCTGCAATTGATGCAGCTGACAAAAAGGAAGAGTGA